Genomic DNA from Taurinivorans muris:
TTGCTGGAATTGTCGTCAAGCAAGCCGCCTATGACGGCGGTTTGTCCGTCTTTCAGCAAAATGGTCGATTTGATGAGCCGTTTTCTTGTTGTCGGGGCGACAATCTGATCGCCGTTGGACAAGGTGATCAGTCCCTGCGTCACCCTGCTTGTTTCCTGTTCGACTTCCAGCCTCAGCGCCCCGTTGTCGTTAATTCTGGGAACGATTTTCAATTTCACCCCGACATCCTTATAATCCATGGTTTGCGTGGTAAACGTCGCCTCGTTGCTTGCCGTGGATTCTTTTGTGTAGGGAATGTTGTCCACCACTTCAAAGGAGGCTTCCTCGTTATCGAGGGTGAGCAGCTGCGGCGTGGCAAGCACGTCAATATCGGTATTGCCTTTGGACATGTTCAAAATCGACTGGACGTTGTATGCCGTTCCGCCGATGGAAAACGCTTCGTTCAAAATAGCGCCGAGGCTGATACCGGAAGGAAGCGTGGCGGTTCTGTTTGAATTTAAATTGATTGTTCCGCCGTTTAGATTAACACCGCCCACAATGCCCACATCGCCCGAATCCGTGCCTAAGGTCCAGTTGACGCCGAAAGCGGCGCTCGCTTCGCTGTTGACTTCCATGATAAGGGCTTCGATGAAAACCTGCTGTCTTTCAATATCCAGTTTCCTGATTATTTCAAGCAGGGCGTCAAATTCATCAGAGCGGGCGGTGATGACAAGGCTGTTTGTCGATTTGTCGGGAACGACCTTGACGTCCTTTGAAAGCACGATGTCCTTTTCTTCTTCCGCGTTTGTCGAAGCGATCTGCCGTTCAAGCAGGGTATTGAGGACTTCCGCAATATCTTCGGCTTTTCCGTTCGCAAGGCGGACATGGTGGATGTCGCCTTTGCCTTTCGGGGTCGGAATGTCGACTTCCGCAATTATTTCCCGAACGGTTTCGATTGTTTCATCATCGCCGAAAACCAAAAGGCTGTTTGTCCTGTCGTCCGGCTGTACCATGCTGATACTGATTCCGCCCCGTTTGGACATTTCCTCATCCCTGCTTTTCAGCATGGTGGCGATAGGCGCCGCAAGGGTTTTTGCGTTGCCGTGCTTTAATTTTATGATTGCCGTTTTTCCGTTATTGGTGCTGTTTTCGACTTGTTCAATAAAGGCGAGGGCTGTTTCCATGGCAGATTTCGGCGCGGTGATGGCCAAGGTGTTGGCTCCGGCATAGGACGTGATATAATAATCTTTTGCCAGAATCGCAGGCAGGATTTTGGAAAGTTCCGAAGCCATGGCTTTTTTCAGCGGAATGATTCTTGTCTCGATACTTTGGGGGGAACGGGAATTTTCAATGCCGACCGTTGTTTCGCCTTGCTGTATGCCGTCTTTGAAAGGAATGACCGAATACACGCCTCCGGTTTTTTGCACGGCGAACCCGTGTATCCTCATAATGGCGATAAAGGTTTCAAAGGCTTGCGCGGTGTTTATTTCCACCGGGGAGTAAATGGTGATGTTTCCTTTCACATTCGGGGTCGTGACGATATTATATCCCGTCATTTCACTTACATAACGGATAAACTGGTGTATATCCACATCTTGGAAATCGAATTTTATTGTTTTTTCCGCAGAAAGGTGCGCCGGATTTTCTTCATTCGCAAAAGTGCCGTTTGCGGGCAGAAACAGCGCAAGGCATACAAGAACAATGGTTTTAAGATGTTTCATGTTTCGTTCCTATGTGAGAGAATATTGTATCACGAGTTTTTTGTTGTTTCTTAAAAGGGTTATGGTGAATGTATCGTTCCGGATCACCTCCGCCAGCCGGGCGATGTCGTTGTATGAGCGTATCGCCGTATCATCGGCTTGCAGCAGGACGTCTTGCGGCAGGAGGCGGAACTTGTCGAAATACGTGCCCGGATTTATGCTGATTATCTGCAATCCCTGGATATTGTTTTTATTGTACGGGAGAATTTGAACGTGCTGGAGCACGCTTGGAATATCGCTGAAAAAGTCCGTCAATTCGTCTTTGGAAAGCGGATAGGTGAAGTCCGCCTGTATTACCGTATTTTCTTTTCTGAGGACGAGTTTTTCCTTTTTGGCGTTTTGGGCGATGATGACTTCTTCGCGGTTGATTTCCACAATTTTCCAATCGCTGACGGTTTGGTTCACGGTATACAGTTTCTGTTCTTTTCCGTTAGCGATAATCGCCTTGTTTTCCGAGCTGTCGTTTAAAATTATCGTGCCGGTCAGAATTAATGGCAGTGAACTAACGGGAATGGAACCGTCGCTCGTATGTTTCCTTGCTGTTTGGCTGTGAAGCGCCTGCTGCTGATTTGGAGAGTAAACAAGCCCGCGGAAGAGGTTGGCTTGTAAAATTTTTTGATATTGTTTAGGGGAACCGCCCGTATTTTGCACCGCCGCATTTTGTTTTATGCCGGAAAAACGAATGGGCGCCTCCCGCAGGTCCATGGTGATGGAGGCGGCAAACCAGGCGGAAAGAAAACAAATGC
This window encodes:
- the gspD gene encoding type II secretion system secretin GspD, with product MKHLKTIVLVCLALFLPANGTFANEENPAHLSAEKTIKFDFQDVDIHQFIRYVSEMTGYNIVTTPNVKGNITIYSPVEINTAQAFETFIAIMRIHGFAVQKTGGVYSVIPFKDGIQQGETTVGIENSRSPQSIETRIIPLKKAMASELSKILPAILAKDYYITSYAGANTLAITAPKSAMETALAFIEQVENSTNNGKTAIIKLKHGNAKTLAAPIATMLKSRDEEMSKRGGISISMVQPDDRTNSLLVFGDDETIETVREIIAEVDIPTPKGKGDIHHVRLANGKAEDIAEVLNTLLERQIASTNAEEEKDIVLSKDVKVVPDKSTNSLVITARSDEFDALLEIIRKLDIERQQVFIEALIMEVNSEASAAFGVNWTLGTDSGDVGIVGGVNLNGGTINLNSNRTATLPSGISLGAILNEAFSIGGTAYNVQSILNMSKGNTDIDVLATPQLLTLDNEEASFEVVDNIPYTKESTASNEATFTTQTMDYKDVGVKLKIVPRINDNGALRLEVEQETSRVTQGLITLSNGDQIVAPTTRKRLIKSTILLKDGQTAVIGGLLDDNSSNQQTEVPGFSKIPVLGWLFKSRQKEKSQTNLFVFITPKIIRSFEESETLTAQKQLILHQTSIGKDGLGLPIISKPKLLPPLMVR
- a CDS encoding type II secretion system protein N, translating into MKIFQTKTFLFCICFLSAWFAASITMDLREAPIRFSGIKQNAAVQNTGGSPKQYQKILQANLFRGLVYSPNQQQALHSQTARKHTSDGSIPVSSLPLILTGTIILNDSSENKAIIANGKEQKLYTVNQTVSDWKIVEINREEVIIAQNAKKEKLVLRKENTVIQADFTYPLSKDELTDFFSDIPSVLQHVQILPYNKNNIQGLQIISINPGTYFDKFRLLPQDVLLQADDTAIRSYNDIARLAEVIRNDTFTITLLRNNKKLVIQYSLT